Proteins from a genomic interval of Harpia harpyja isolate bHarHar1 chromosome 9, bHarHar1 primary haplotype, whole genome shotgun sequence:
- the TCTN2 gene encoding tectonic-2 isoform X4 — MEAAFLWALLLLLLLLAAPCPGQRAWDPGKLQLANCSGSKRAGDWNLNVTPGMNTSKVTVSLTRNLQLCLPNVTDCCTAPLCVVETLQVLACRDSVTLAHLLIQAEIYANSSFTGNVSENATIIPNQAFQPLGSCPCDLTAGACDVRCCCDPECTPDLKQLFNESCFTGVFGGDVNPPFDQLCSSQSMEYTPDWFPFLCVQSSLNNTPFLGYFYHGSTSTPKVPSFKIPLQTSPGKLFTGYRQGDPIMTEENEYFTIPQRSMAGQCVGNAPVAYLQNFDVKCLTNLASYREGLPHDVRINSGTGDFIQQNVIYRTITDMGKFITGSESLHTAEILCQNVTFAEHYTFIWKDKSIEQINVTVFLGSLCDGEILTQRFTVKFLSLKSTNAAELFGNPGYQVGKPVRAANMNASDTFGSLNIWQPAGRGLCMSATYTPVLFGLDSLSGCILEVGVNEDCSLLRGNVTEKLNSLIQATHIGKRDNSSYSDLNDWVEIIRLDPFNSDINVSTGSLKGICPDIPANLNIRIIFADVGAVQGIPQQEILAVQISYSTVIWQFQCGLICENSISFLPITASVQFIKVPAQPPIPMTRFQINYTEFDCNRNDVCWPQLFYPLTRFYTGEPYSQCLAKGLSLAFLVLLAAIMNNPWFSKLWSSSLV; from the exons ATGGAGGCTGCTTTCCTCtgggcgctgctgctgctgctgctgctgctggcggcaCCCTGCCCCGGACAGCGGGCTTGGGACCCCG GAAAATTGCAGCTTGCAAATTGCAGTGGAAGTAAAAGAGCTGGTGATTGGAATTTGAATGTAACTCCTGGCATG AACACTTCCAAAGTGACTGTAAGCTTGACTAGAAATCTGCAGTTGTGTTTGCCGAATGTCACTGACTGCTGCACAGCACCTCTCTGTGTGGTTGAAACACTTCAGGTTTTAGCTTGCCGTGATTCAGTGACGTTGGCGCATCTCCTGATTCAAGCTGAAATATATGCCAACTCTTCCTTTACAGGAAATGTGTCAG aaaatgcaactATCATCCCAAACCAGGCGTTTCAGCCCTTGGGCTCTTGTCCTTGTGACTTGACAGCTGGAGCATGTGATGTTCGTTGTTGCTGTGATCCG gAGTGTACACCAGACTTGAAGCAGTTATTCAATGAATCGTGTTTCACTGGAGTGTTTGGTGGGGATGTAAACCCACCTTTTGATCAGCTATGCTCTTCTCAGTCAATGGAATATACCCCTGATTGGTTTCCCTTCCTTTGTGTACAGTCTTCTCTTAACAACACACCATTTCTTGGCTACTTTTATCATGGCTCTAC TTCTACACCCAAAGTTCCTTCGTTTAAGATCCCTTTACAGACTTCTCCTGGGAAACTTTTCACTGGTTACAGACAAGGAGATCCAAttatgacagaagaaaatgagtattttacCATCCCCCAG CGATCCATGGCTGGACAGTGTGTTGGAAATGCCCCTGTAGCGTATCTCCAGAACTTTGATGTCAAATGCCTTACCAATCTAGCATCTTACAGGGAAGGACTGCCCCATGACGTGCGGATAAACAGTGGTACTGGAG ACTTCATCCAACAAAATGTCATCTATAGGACCATCACCGACATGGGCAAATTCATCACTGGAAGTG AAAGCCTTCATACTGCTGAGATTCTATGTCAAAATGTAACTTTTGCAGAGCATTATACGTTCATTTGGAAAGACAAGAGCATAGAGCAAATAAATGTCACAGTCTTCCTCGGAAGTTTGTGTGATGGAG AAATACTGACGCAGAGATTCACAGTCAAATTTCTAAGTTTAAAGAGTACTAATGCAGCAGAACTGTTTGGGAATCCAG GTTATCAAGTTGGAAAACCAGTGAGAGCTGCAAATATGAATGCTTCTGATACTTTTGGAAGCCTAAACATTTGGCAGCCAG CTGGCAGAGGTTTATGTATGTCGGCAACTTATACACCAGTTTTATTCGGACTAGATTCACTCTCTGGGTGCATTCTAGAAGTTGGTGTTAATGAAGATTGCAGCCTTTTAAG AGGAAATGTAACTGAGAAATTGAATTCATTAATACAAGCTACTCACATTGGAAAGAGGGACAATTCAAGTTACAGTGATCTAAATGACTGGGTGGAAATTATAC GTCTTGATCCATTTAATTCTGATATCAATGTGAGCACTGGAAGCTTAAAAGGCATTTGTCCAGATATTCCTGCAAATCTGAATATTCGCATAATCTTTGCTGATGTGGGTGCAGTACAAGGGATTCCCCAGCAAGAGATTCTTGCTGTGCAGATCAG TTACTCGACAGTCATATGGCAATTCCAGTGCGGGCTTATCTGTGAAAACAGCATCAGCTTTCTTCCCATCACTGCTTCTGTTCAGTTTATTAAAGTGCCAGCTCAGCCACCCATTCCAATGACAAG atttcaGATTAATTATACAGAATTCGACTGCAATCGAAACGATGTGTGCTGGCCACAACTTTTTTATCCATTGACACGGTTTTATACAG gagaacCGTATTCCCAGTGTCTTGCAAAAGGCCTGTCATTGGCATTTCTTGTTTTACTTGCAGCAATTATGAATAACCCTTGGTTTTCTAAATTATGGAGTAGTTCCTTGGTTTAA
- the ATP6V0A2 gene encoding V-type proton ATPase 116 kDa subunit a 2 → MGSLFRGEPMCLAQLFLQSGSAYECLSEVGERGLAEFRDLNPNVSVFQRKFVNEVKKCEEMERILGYLVQEIKKADIPLPEGDVAPPAPLLKHILEIQEQLQKLETELREVTKNKEKLRKNLLELTEYTCMLEVTQRFVRRTAEYESHLHANYEEFPSVENEPLVDYNCMHRLGAKLGFISGLVHIAKVEAFEKMLWRVCKGYTILTYAELDECLEDPDTGETTKWFVFLVSYWGEQIGQKVKKICDCYHCHVYPYPNNMEERKAVVEGLNVRIQDLHTVLHKTEDYLRQVLCKASESIYTWVIQVKKMKAIYHVLNLCSFDVTNKCLIAEVWCPVADLQNLRHALEEGSRKSGATISSFMNTIPTTQPPPTLIRTNKFTSGFQNIVDAYGVGNYGEVNPALYTIITFPFLFAVMFGDFGHGLLMFIFALLTILYENHPRLQRSQDEIMKMLFEGRYVILLMGLFSVYTGLIYNDCFSKSLNIFGSGWNVSAMFEQKVWRPEDLKSNKFLTLDPNVTGVYNGAYPFGIDPIWNLASNRLSFLNSFKMKMSVIFGVTHMTFGVVLGVFNHLHFKKKYNIYLVFLPELLFMMCIFGYLVFMIFFKWLAYSAEDSTSAPSILIQFINMFLFPGGETEVFYTGQVALQRFLLSIAFLSVPVMLFGKPLYLYWLHSGGRGIRMYRSGYKLIRKESEEELSLLRCHDVEEGSSHSDSGHREGDGEEINFADVFMNQAIHTIEYCLGCISNTASYLRLWALSLAHAQLSEVLWQMVMRVGLRVDTTYGVLLLVPVLAFFAVLTVFILLVMEGLSAFLHAIRLHWVEFQNKFYSGGGYKFTPFSFKHISLHFNKDDMA, encoded by the exons ATGGGCTCGCTGTTCCGCGGCGAGCCGATGTGCCTGGCGCAGCTCTTCCTCCAGAGCGGCTCGGCCTACGAGTGCCTCAGCGAGGTGGGCGAGCGTGGCCTGGCCGAGTTCCGAGAC CTGAACCCAAATGTAAgtgtatttcagagaaaatttGTGAATGAAGTAAAGAAGtgtgaagaaatggaaagaatacTTG GGTATTTAgtacaagaaattaaaaaggcgGATATTCCACTTCCTGAGGGAGATGTTGCTCCTCCTGCCCCCTTGCTGAAACACATTTTAGAAATCCAG GAACAGTTGCAGAAGCTGGAGACAGAATTGAGGGAAGTaactaaaaacaaagaaaagttgaGGAAAAACCTGCTTGAACTGACAGAATACACATGCATGTTAGAGGTCACGCAAAGATTTGTCAGGAGAACAGCTGAG TATGAATCCCATTTACATGCAAATTATGAAGAATTTCCATCTGTGGAAAATGAGCCATTAGTGGATTACAACTGTATGCACAGGCTGGGTGCCAAGCTGGG ATTCATATCTGGGTTAGTTCACATAGCAAAAgttgaagcatttgaaaaaatgcTGTGGAGAGTCTGTAAAGGATATACTATTCTTACATATGCAGAGTTGGATGAATGTCTGGAAGATCCAGATACA ggCGAAACCAcaaaatggtttgtttttttagtttcttattGGGGTGAACAAATTGGCCAGAAAGTTAAGAAGATTTGTGACTG ctATCACTGTCATGTGTATCCCTATCCAAATAATATGGAGGAGCGCAAGGCAGTTGTTGAAGGTCTAAATGTTCGTATTCAGGATCTTCATACT GTGCTGCATAAAACTGAGGATTACTTGCGCCAAGTCTTGTGTAAAGCATCTGAATCCATCTATACGTGGGTTATCCAAGTGAAGAAGATGAAAGCCATTTATCATGTACTCAACCTGTGCAGTTTTGATGTcacaaataaatgtttaattgcTGAGGTTTGGTGTCCAGTGGCTGATCTGCAGAATTTGCGCCATGCATTGGAGGAAGGTTCA AGGAAGAGTGGAGCTACAATTTCTTCATTCATGAATACCATTCCAACAACACAACCTCCTCCAACTTTGATACGTACCAATAAATTCACCTCAGGGTTCCAAAACATTGTTGATGCTTATGGAGTTGGAAACTATGGGGAAGTTAATCCAG CTCTCTATACCATCATCACTTTTCCCTTCTTGTTTGCTGTTATGTTTGGAGACTTTGGGCACGGTCTACTAATGTTCATATTTGCACTCCTGACAATACTGTATGAAAACCACCCTAGATTACAGAGATCACAAGATGAG ataatgaaaatgttatttgaagGCCGATATGTTATTTTATTAATGGGTCTGTTTTCTGTATACACTGGATTGATCTATAATGACTGTTTTTCAAAGTCGCTAAATATATTTGGTTCTGGATGGAATGTTTCAGCAATGTTTGAACAGAAGGTTTGGCG tccTGAGGATCTGAAGTCTAATAAATTTTTAACACTGGATCCAAATGTTACTGGTGTATACAATGGAGCTTATCCCTTTGGAATTGATCCg ATATGGAACTTGGCAAGCAACCGTCTcagttttttaaattctttcaaaatgaaaatgtctgtgaTTTTTGGAGTGACTCACATGACATTTGGAGTTGTATTGGGGGTATTTAACCACTT gcatttcaagaagaaatataatatttatttggtttttcttcctgaactttTATTCATGATGTGCATCTTTGGCTACCTTGTGTTTATGATCTTCTTTAAATGGTTAGCATACTCTGCAGAGGACTCTACATCTGCTCCTAGTATTCTGATTCAATTTATTAACATGTTCCTGTTTCCTGGTGGTGAAACAGAGGTCTTCTACACCGGACAG GTTGCTCTGCAGAGGTTTTTACTTagtattgcttttctttctgttcctgtaaTGCTTTTTGGTAAACCACTTTATTTGTATTGGCTGCACAGTGGAGGCCGAGGCATTAGAATGTACAGG AGTGGCTACAAGCTAATTcgaaaagaaagtgaagaagaacTTTCTCTGCTGAGATGTCATGATGTAGAAGAAGGGAGCAGTCATTCAGACAGTGGGCACAGAGAGGGGGATGGAGAAGAG attaattttgcagatgtttttatGAATCAAGCAATTCATACCATTGAATACTGTCTAGGATGTATTTCTAATACAGCCTCATATCTGCGACTCTGGGCATTAAGTCTTGCTCATGCAC AATTATCAGAAGTTCTATGGCAAATGGTGATGAGAGTGGGTCTTCGTGTGGATACAACGTATGGTGTCTTACTGCTAGTCCCTGTTCTAGCCTTTTTTGCTGTGCTaacagtttttattcttttggtCATGGAGggcctttctgcttttctccatgcTATACGACTGCACTG GGTGGAATTTCAGAACAAATTCTACTCTGGTGGAGGATACAAGTTTACGCCTTTCTCTTTTAagcacatttctttacattttaataaagatGATATGGCATAG
- the TCTN2 gene encoding tectonic-2 isoform X1: MEAAFLWALLLLLLLLAAPCPGQRAWDPVFQPSFIHMSGSTVNSFFLGNSSGVNFSVILSPIDEETGKLQLANCSGSKRAGDWNLNVTPGMNTSKVTVSLTRNLQLCLPNVTDCCTAPLCVVETLQVLACRDSVTLAHLLIQAEIYANSSFTGNVSENATIIPNQAFQPLGSCPCDLTAGACDVRCCCDPECTPDLKQLFNESCFTGVFGGDVNPPFDQLCSSQSMEYTPDWFPFLCVQSSLNNTPFLGYFYHGSTSTPKVPSFKIPLQTSPGKLFTGYRQGDPIMTEENEYFTIPQRSMAGQCVGNAPVAYLQNFDVKCLTNLASYREGLPHDVRINSGTGDFIQQNVIYRTITDMGKFITGSESLHTAEILCQNVTFAEHYTFIWKDKSIEQINVTVFLGSLCDGEILTQRFTVKFLSLKSTNAAELFGNPGYQVGKPVRAANMNASDTFGSLNIWQPAGRGLCMSATYTPVLFGLDSLSGCILEVGVNEDCSLLRGNVTEKLNSLIQATHIGKRDNSSYSDLNDWVEIIRLDPFNSDINVSTGSLKGICPDIPANLNIRIIFADVGAVQGIPQQEILAVQISYSTVIWQFQCGLICENSISFLPITASVQFIKVPAQPPIPMTRFQINYTEFDCNRNDVCWPQLFYPLTRFYTGEPYSQCLAKGLSLAFLVLLAAIMNNPWFSKLWSSSLV; encoded by the exons ATGGAGGCTGCTTTCCTCtgggcgctgctgctgctgctgctgctgctggcggcaCCCTGCCCCGGACAGCGGGCTTGGGACCCCG tctttcagCCTTCATTTATCCATATGTCAGGGTCCACAGTCAATTCGTTTTTTCTTGGAAATTCttcaggagttaatttttctgtaattttaagtCCTATAGATGAAGAGACAG GAAAATTGCAGCTTGCAAATTGCAGTGGAAGTAAAAGAGCTGGTGATTGGAATTTGAATGTAACTCCTGGCATG AACACTTCCAAAGTGACTGTAAGCTTGACTAGAAATCTGCAGTTGTGTTTGCCGAATGTCACTGACTGCTGCACAGCACCTCTCTGTGTGGTTGAAACACTTCAGGTTTTAGCTTGCCGTGATTCAGTGACGTTGGCGCATCTCCTGATTCAAGCTGAAATATATGCCAACTCTTCCTTTACAGGAAATGTGTCAG aaaatgcaactATCATCCCAAACCAGGCGTTTCAGCCCTTGGGCTCTTGTCCTTGTGACTTGACAGCTGGAGCATGTGATGTTCGTTGTTGCTGTGATCCG gAGTGTACACCAGACTTGAAGCAGTTATTCAATGAATCGTGTTTCACTGGAGTGTTTGGTGGGGATGTAAACCCACCTTTTGATCAGCTATGCTCTTCTCAGTCAATGGAATATACCCCTGATTGGTTTCCCTTCCTTTGTGTACAGTCTTCTCTTAACAACACACCATTTCTTGGCTACTTTTATCATGGCTCTAC TTCTACACCCAAAGTTCCTTCGTTTAAGATCCCTTTACAGACTTCTCCTGGGAAACTTTTCACTGGTTACAGACAAGGAGATCCAAttatgacagaagaaaatgagtattttacCATCCCCCAG CGATCCATGGCTGGACAGTGTGTTGGAAATGCCCCTGTAGCGTATCTCCAGAACTTTGATGTCAAATGCCTTACCAATCTAGCATCTTACAGGGAAGGACTGCCCCATGACGTGCGGATAAACAGTGGTACTGGAG ACTTCATCCAACAAAATGTCATCTATAGGACCATCACCGACATGGGCAAATTCATCACTGGAAGTG AAAGCCTTCATACTGCTGAGATTCTATGTCAAAATGTAACTTTTGCAGAGCATTATACGTTCATTTGGAAAGACAAGAGCATAGAGCAAATAAATGTCACAGTCTTCCTCGGAAGTTTGTGTGATGGAG AAATACTGACGCAGAGATTCACAGTCAAATTTCTAAGTTTAAAGAGTACTAATGCAGCAGAACTGTTTGGGAATCCAG GTTATCAAGTTGGAAAACCAGTGAGAGCTGCAAATATGAATGCTTCTGATACTTTTGGAAGCCTAAACATTTGGCAGCCAG CTGGCAGAGGTTTATGTATGTCGGCAACTTATACACCAGTTTTATTCGGACTAGATTCACTCTCTGGGTGCATTCTAGAAGTTGGTGTTAATGAAGATTGCAGCCTTTTAAG AGGAAATGTAACTGAGAAATTGAATTCATTAATACAAGCTACTCACATTGGAAAGAGGGACAATTCAAGTTACAGTGATCTAAATGACTGGGTGGAAATTATAC GTCTTGATCCATTTAATTCTGATATCAATGTGAGCACTGGAAGCTTAAAAGGCATTTGTCCAGATATTCCTGCAAATCTGAATATTCGCATAATCTTTGCTGATGTGGGTGCAGTACAAGGGATTCCCCAGCAAGAGATTCTTGCTGTGCAGATCAG TTACTCGACAGTCATATGGCAATTCCAGTGCGGGCTTATCTGTGAAAACAGCATCAGCTTTCTTCCCATCACTGCTTCTGTTCAGTTTATTAAAGTGCCAGCTCAGCCACCCATTCCAATGACAAG atttcaGATTAATTATACAGAATTCGACTGCAATCGAAACGATGTGTGCTGGCCACAACTTTTTTATCCATTGACACGGTTTTATACAG gagaacCGTATTCCCAGTGTCTTGCAAAAGGCCTGTCATTGGCATTTCTTGTTTTACTTGCAGCAATTATGAATAACCCTTGGTTTTCTAAATTATGGAGTAGTTCCTTGGTTTAA
- the TCTN2 gene encoding tectonic-2 isoform X2 encodes MKSPVADVVCVELVFQPSFIHMSGSTVNSFFLGNSSGVNFSVILSPIDEETGKLQLANCSGSKRAGDWNLNVTPGMNTSKVTVSLTRNLQLCLPNVTDCCTAPLCVVETLQVLACRDSVTLAHLLIQAEIYANSSFTGNVSENATIIPNQAFQPLGSCPCDLTAGACDVRCCCDPECTPDLKQLFNESCFTGVFGGDVNPPFDQLCSSQSMEYTPDWFPFLCVQSSLNNTPFLGYFYHGSTSTPKVPSFKIPLQTSPGKLFTGYRQGDPIMTEENEYFTIPQRSMAGQCVGNAPVAYLQNFDVKCLTNLASYREGLPHDVRINSGTGDFIQQNVIYRTITDMGKFITGSESLHTAEILCQNVTFAEHYTFIWKDKSIEQINVTVFLGSLCDGEILTQRFTVKFLSLKSTNAAELFGNPGYQVGKPVRAANMNASDTFGSLNIWQPAGRGLCMSATYTPVLFGLDSLSGCILEVGVNEDCSLLRGNVTEKLNSLIQATHIGKRDNSSYSDLNDWVEIIRLDPFNSDINVSTGSLKGICPDIPANLNIRIIFADVGAVQGIPQQEILAVQISYSTVIWQFQCGLICENSISFLPITASVQFIKVPAQPPIPMTRFQINYTEFDCNRNDVCWPQLFYPLTRFYTGEPYSQCLAKGLSLAFLVLLAAIMNNPWFSKLWSSSLV; translated from the exons ATGAAGAGCCCGGTGGCGGACGTGGTCTGCGTGGAGTTAG tctttcagCCTTCATTTATCCATATGTCAGGGTCCACAGTCAATTCGTTTTTTCTTGGAAATTCttcaggagttaatttttctgtaattttaagtCCTATAGATGAAGAGACAG GAAAATTGCAGCTTGCAAATTGCAGTGGAAGTAAAAGAGCTGGTGATTGGAATTTGAATGTAACTCCTGGCATG AACACTTCCAAAGTGACTGTAAGCTTGACTAGAAATCTGCAGTTGTGTTTGCCGAATGTCACTGACTGCTGCACAGCACCTCTCTGTGTGGTTGAAACACTTCAGGTTTTAGCTTGCCGTGATTCAGTGACGTTGGCGCATCTCCTGATTCAAGCTGAAATATATGCCAACTCTTCCTTTACAGGAAATGTGTCAG aaaatgcaactATCATCCCAAACCAGGCGTTTCAGCCCTTGGGCTCTTGTCCTTGTGACTTGACAGCTGGAGCATGTGATGTTCGTTGTTGCTGTGATCCG gAGTGTACACCAGACTTGAAGCAGTTATTCAATGAATCGTGTTTCACTGGAGTGTTTGGTGGGGATGTAAACCCACCTTTTGATCAGCTATGCTCTTCTCAGTCAATGGAATATACCCCTGATTGGTTTCCCTTCCTTTGTGTACAGTCTTCTCTTAACAACACACCATTTCTTGGCTACTTTTATCATGGCTCTAC TTCTACACCCAAAGTTCCTTCGTTTAAGATCCCTTTACAGACTTCTCCTGGGAAACTTTTCACTGGTTACAGACAAGGAGATCCAAttatgacagaagaaaatgagtattttacCATCCCCCAG CGATCCATGGCTGGACAGTGTGTTGGAAATGCCCCTGTAGCGTATCTCCAGAACTTTGATGTCAAATGCCTTACCAATCTAGCATCTTACAGGGAAGGACTGCCCCATGACGTGCGGATAAACAGTGGTACTGGAG ACTTCATCCAACAAAATGTCATCTATAGGACCATCACCGACATGGGCAAATTCATCACTGGAAGTG AAAGCCTTCATACTGCTGAGATTCTATGTCAAAATGTAACTTTTGCAGAGCATTATACGTTCATTTGGAAAGACAAGAGCATAGAGCAAATAAATGTCACAGTCTTCCTCGGAAGTTTGTGTGATGGAG AAATACTGACGCAGAGATTCACAGTCAAATTTCTAAGTTTAAAGAGTACTAATGCAGCAGAACTGTTTGGGAATCCAG GTTATCAAGTTGGAAAACCAGTGAGAGCTGCAAATATGAATGCTTCTGATACTTTTGGAAGCCTAAACATTTGGCAGCCAG CTGGCAGAGGTTTATGTATGTCGGCAACTTATACACCAGTTTTATTCGGACTAGATTCACTCTCTGGGTGCATTCTAGAAGTTGGTGTTAATGAAGATTGCAGCCTTTTAAG AGGAAATGTAACTGAGAAATTGAATTCATTAATACAAGCTACTCACATTGGAAAGAGGGACAATTCAAGTTACAGTGATCTAAATGACTGGGTGGAAATTATAC GTCTTGATCCATTTAATTCTGATATCAATGTGAGCACTGGAAGCTTAAAAGGCATTTGTCCAGATATTCCTGCAAATCTGAATATTCGCATAATCTTTGCTGATGTGGGTGCAGTACAAGGGATTCCCCAGCAAGAGATTCTTGCTGTGCAGATCAG TTACTCGACAGTCATATGGCAATTCCAGTGCGGGCTTATCTGTGAAAACAGCATCAGCTTTCTTCCCATCACTGCTTCTGTTCAGTTTATTAAAGTGCCAGCTCAGCCACCCATTCCAATGACAAG atttcaGATTAATTATACAGAATTCGACTGCAATCGAAACGATGTGTGCTGGCCACAACTTTTTTATCCATTGACACGGTTTTATACAG gagaacCGTATTCCCAGTGTCTTGCAAAAGGCCTGTCATTGGCATTTCTTGTTTTACTTGCAGCAATTATGAATAACCCTTGGTTTTCTAAATTATGGAGTAGTTCCTTGGTTTAA
- the TCTN2 gene encoding tectonic-2 isoform X3 gives MSGSTVNSFFLGNSSGVNFSVILSPIDEETGKLQLANCSGSKRAGDWNLNVTPGMNTSKVTVSLTRNLQLCLPNVTDCCTAPLCVVETLQVLACRDSVTLAHLLIQAEIYANSSFTGNVSENATIIPNQAFQPLGSCPCDLTAGACDVRCCCDPECTPDLKQLFNESCFTGVFGGDVNPPFDQLCSSQSMEYTPDWFPFLCVQSSLNNTPFLGYFYHGSTSTPKVPSFKIPLQTSPGKLFTGYRQGDPIMTEENEYFTIPQRSMAGQCVGNAPVAYLQNFDVKCLTNLASYREGLPHDVRINSGTGDFIQQNVIYRTITDMGKFITGSESLHTAEILCQNVTFAEHYTFIWKDKSIEQINVTVFLGSLCDGEILTQRFTVKFLSLKSTNAAELFGNPGYQVGKPVRAANMNASDTFGSLNIWQPAGRGLCMSATYTPVLFGLDSLSGCILEVGVNEDCSLLRGNVTEKLNSLIQATHIGKRDNSSYSDLNDWVEIIRLDPFNSDINVSTGSLKGICPDIPANLNIRIIFADVGAVQGIPQQEILAVQISYSTVIWQFQCGLICENSISFLPITASVQFIKVPAQPPIPMTRFQINYTEFDCNRNDVCWPQLFYPLTRFYTGEPYSQCLAKGLSLAFLVLLAAIMNNPWFSKLWSSSLV, from the exons ATGTCAGGGTCCACAGTCAATTCGTTTTTTCTTGGAAATTCttcaggagttaatttttctgtaattttaagtCCTATAGATGAAGAGACAG GAAAATTGCAGCTTGCAAATTGCAGTGGAAGTAAAAGAGCTGGTGATTGGAATTTGAATGTAACTCCTGGCATG AACACTTCCAAAGTGACTGTAAGCTTGACTAGAAATCTGCAGTTGTGTTTGCCGAATGTCACTGACTGCTGCACAGCACCTCTCTGTGTGGTTGAAACACTTCAGGTTTTAGCTTGCCGTGATTCAGTGACGTTGGCGCATCTCCTGATTCAAGCTGAAATATATGCCAACTCTTCCTTTACAGGAAATGTGTCAG aaaatgcaactATCATCCCAAACCAGGCGTTTCAGCCCTTGGGCTCTTGTCCTTGTGACTTGACAGCTGGAGCATGTGATGTTCGTTGTTGCTGTGATCCG gAGTGTACACCAGACTTGAAGCAGTTATTCAATGAATCGTGTTTCACTGGAGTGTTTGGTGGGGATGTAAACCCACCTTTTGATCAGCTATGCTCTTCTCAGTCAATGGAATATACCCCTGATTGGTTTCCCTTCCTTTGTGTACAGTCTTCTCTTAACAACACACCATTTCTTGGCTACTTTTATCATGGCTCTAC TTCTACACCCAAAGTTCCTTCGTTTAAGATCCCTTTACAGACTTCTCCTGGGAAACTTTTCACTGGTTACAGACAAGGAGATCCAAttatgacagaagaaaatgagtattttacCATCCCCCAG CGATCCATGGCTGGACAGTGTGTTGGAAATGCCCCTGTAGCGTATCTCCAGAACTTTGATGTCAAATGCCTTACCAATCTAGCATCTTACAGGGAAGGACTGCCCCATGACGTGCGGATAAACAGTGGTACTGGAG ACTTCATCCAACAAAATGTCATCTATAGGACCATCACCGACATGGGCAAATTCATCACTGGAAGTG AAAGCCTTCATACTGCTGAGATTCTATGTCAAAATGTAACTTTTGCAGAGCATTATACGTTCATTTGGAAAGACAAGAGCATAGAGCAAATAAATGTCACAGTCTTCCTCGGAAGTTTGTGTGATGGAG AAATACTGACGCAGAGATTCACAGTCAAATTTCTAAGTTTAAAGAGTACTAATGCAGCAGAACTGTTTGGGAATCCAG GTTATCAAGTTGGAAAACCAGTGAGAGCTGCAAATATGAATGCTTCTGATACTTTTGGAAGCCTAAACATTTGGCAGCCAG CTGGCAGAGGTTTATGTATGTCGGCAACTTATACACCAGTTTTATTCGGACTAGATTCACTCTCTGGGTGCATTCTAGAAGTTGGTGTTAATGAAGATTGCAGCCTTTTAAG AGGAAATGTAACTGAGAAATTGAATTCATTAATACAAGCTACTCACATTGGAAAGAGGGACAATTCAAGTTACAGTGATCTAAATGACTGGGTGGAAATTATAC GTCTTGATCCATTTAATTCTGATATCAATGTGAGCACTGGAAGCTTAAAAGGCATTTGTCCAGATATTCCTGCAAATCTGAATATTCGCATAATCTTTGCTGATGTGGGTGCAGTACAAGGGATTCCCCAGCAAGAGATTCTTGCTGTGCAGATCAG TTACTCGACAGTCATATGGCAATTCCAGTGCGGGCTTATCTGTGAAAACAGCATCAGCTTTCTTCCCATCACTGCTTCTGTTCAGTTTATTAAAGTGCCAGCTCAGCCACCCATTCCAATGACAAG atttcaGATTAATTATACAGAATTCGACTGCAATCGAAACGATGTGTGCTGGCCACAACTTTTTTATCCATTGACACGGTTTTATACAG gagaacCGTATTCCCAGTGTCTTGCAAAAGGCCTGTCATTGGCATTTCTTGTTTTACTTGCAGCAATTATGAATAACCCTTGGTTTTCTAAATTATGGAGTAGTTCCTTGGTTTAA